A genome region from Paludibacterium sp. B53371 includes the following:
- a CDS encoding electron transfer flavoprotein subunit beta/FixA family protein, giving the protein MKALVAVKRVVDYNVKVRVKADGSGVDIANVKMSMNPFDEIAVEEAVRLKEAGKISEIVVVSLGVKQCEETLRTALAMGADRAILVETEVELQPLAVAKLLKSVAEREQPQLIILGKQAIDDDANQTGQMLSALLGWAQGTFASKVELGSETIKVTREIDGGMETVDLRLPAIVTTDLRLNEPRYVKLPNIMAAKKKPLDKLTPAELGVDPAPRLKTVKVAEPGSRAAGIKVANAAELVAKLKNEAKVL; this is encoded by the coding sequence ATGAAAGCCCTTGTAGCTGTAAAGCGCGTTGTTGATTACAACGTCAAAGTCCGTGTCAAAGCCGATGGTTCCGGCGTTGACATCGCCAATGTCAAAATGTCGATGAATCCGTTCGACGAAATCGCGGTGGAAGAGGCCGTCCGGCTGAAAGAGGCGGGCAAGATCTCGGAAATCGTGGTGGTGTCGCTCGGGGTCAAGCAGTGTGAAGAAACCTTGCGTACTGCGCTGGCCATGGGGGCCGACCGCGCCATTCTGGTGGAAACCGAGGTCGAACTGCAGCCGCTGGCCGTGGCCAAGCTGCTCAAGAGCGTGGCCGAGCGCGAACAGCCGCAACTGATCATCCTCGGCAAACAGGCCATCGATGACGATGCCAATCAGACCGGCCAGATGCTGTCCGCCCTGCTGGGCTGGGCGCAAGGCACGTTTGCCTCCAAGGTCGAGCTGGGCAGTGAAACCATCAAGGTGACACGTGAAATCGACGGCGGCATGGAGACCGTGGATCTGCGTCTGCCGGCCATCGTGACCACCGACCTGCGTCTGAACGAGCCGCGCTACGTCAAGCTGCCGAACATCATGGCCGCCAAGAAGAAGCCGCTGGACAAACTCACCCCGGCCGAGCTGGGGGTGGATCCGGCGCCGCGTCTCAAGACCGTGAAAGTCGCCGAGCCGGGCAG
- a CDS encoding MaoC family dehydratase, whose product MTVYFEELKVGDVAEFGKTITEADVLMFAAASGDTNPVHFNQAYAETTPFKTRIAHGMLTASLISTILGTKLPGEGTIYLSQSAKFKAPVKLGETVIARATVIALDEAKKRVTLATQCLVGDKVVMEGESLVIAPSRS is encoded by the coding sequence ATGACCGTTTACTTCGAAGAGTTGAAAGTGGGCGATGTTGCCGAGTTCGGCAAAACCATCACCGAAGCCGATGTGCTGATGTTTGCCGCCGCCAGTGGCGACACCAATCCGGTGCACTTCAACCAGGCCTATGCCGAAACCACACCGTTCAAAACCCGCATTGCCCACGGCATGCTGACGGCCAGCCTGATCTCGACCATTCTCGGCACCAAGCTGCCGGGCGAAGGCACGATCTATCTGTCGCAATCGGCCAAATTCAAGGCGCCGGTGAAGCTGGGTGAAACCGTGATCGCTCGTGCCACGGTGATTGCGCTGGACGAGGCGAAGAAGCGGGTGACGCTGGCCACGCAATGCCTGGTCGGCGACAAGGTGGTGATGGAAGGCGAGTCGCTGGTGATTGCCCCCAGCCGCAGCTGA
- the queG gene encoding tRNA epoxyqueuosine(34) reductase QueG → MSEISFQTPDYPELARQIKAWSHELGFADARITRPSLPAAAEARLNDWLSKGHHGEMDYMSRHGVLRVQPVALVPGTLSVISVRMNYWPQTAADAMTQLQDGQQAYLSRYALGRDYHKVLRNRLQKLAERIQTHIGPYGHRAFTDSAPVAEVSLASQAGLGWRGKHTLLLTREQGSLFFLGELFTTLPLPEDAAQQGHCGRCSRCISACPTGAIVAPYEVDARRCISYLTIELAGPIPETLRPLIGNRVYGCDDCQLACPWNRFAVPASEADFAVRHGLDRVSLVDLFAWSEADFHARLAGSPIYRIGFERWLRNLAVGLGNAPGSPAVIAALQARADHPSALVREHVAWALARHGVPDRS, encoded by the coding sequence ATGAGCGAAATATCCTTTCAAACACCGGATTATCCCGAATTGGCGCGGCAAATCAAAGCCTGGAGCCATGAATTGGGGTTTGCCGACGCCCGTATTACCCGCCCGTCATTGCCGGCGGCCGCCGAGGCACGGCTGAATGACTGGCTGAGCAAGGGCCATCATGGCGAGATGGACTATATGTCGCGCCACGGCGTGCTGCGCGTGCAGCCCGTCGCGCTGGTCCCCGGGACCTTGTCGGTCATCAGCGTGCGCATGAACTACTGGCCGCAGACGGCGGCCGATGCCATGACGCAGTTGCAGGATGGTCAGCAGGCCTATCTGTCGCGCTATGCCCTGGGGCGCGACTATCACAAGGTGCTGCGCAACCGCCTGCAGAAACTGGCGGAGCGCATTCAGACCCACATCGGTCCTTACGGCCACCGGGCCTTTACCGACAGCGCCCCGGTGGCGGAAGTGTCGCTGGCCAGCCAGGCCGGGCTGGGCTGGCGCGGCAAACATACGCTGCTGCTGACCCGGGAGCAGGGTTCGCTGTTTTTCCTCGGCGAACTGTTTACCACCTTGCCCTTGCCGGAAGATGCCGCGCAGCAAGGGCATTGTGGCCGTTGCTCGCGCTGCATCAGCGCCTGCCCCACCGGTGCCATCGTGGCGCCGTATGAGGTCGATGCACGCCGCTGCATCTCTTATCTGACCATCGAGCTGGCCGGTCCCATCCCCGAAACGTTGCGGCCATTAATCGGCAATCGTGTCTATGGCTGTGATGACTGCCAGCTGGCCTGTCCGTGGAATCGCTTTGCCGTGCCGGCGAGTGAGGCCGATTTCGCGGTCCGGCACGGGCTGGACCGGGTCAGTCTGGTGGATTTGTTTGCCTGGAGTGAAGCAGATTTTCATGCCCGCTTGGCCGGCAGTCCGATCTATCGCATCGGGTTCGAACGCTGGTTGCGCAATCTGGCCGTGGGCCTGGGGAATGCGCCGGGCAGCCCCGCGGTGATCGCGGCCCTGCAGGCGCGGGCCGATCATCCCTCCGCGCTGGTGCGCGAGCATGTGGCCTGGGCGCTGGCCCGGCACGGCGTGCCGGACCGGTCTTGA
- the tsaE gene encoding tRNA (adenosine(37)-N6)-threonylcarbamoyltransferase complex ATPase subunit type 1 TsaE, whose protein sequence is MDSHDTSLCYLPDEAATLALAGRFARALTPGLVIHLHGDLGAGKTTFTRGLLQGLGYQGKVKSPTYTLVETYSLPALTLHHFDLYRFADPEEWEDAGFRDYFAADTVCLVEWPDKAQGLLPPPDLILALEVADSGRHYRFTALSEAGKTCLTRHSTPPAADC, encoded by the coding sequence ATGGACTCACATGATACCAGCCTATGTTATCTGCCAGACGAGGCCGCTACGCTGGCGCTCGCCGGGCGGTTTGCACGCGCACTGACGCCGGGGCTGGTAATTCATCTCCATGGCGATCTGGGTGCCGGCAAGACCACCTTCACTCGCGGCCTGCTGCAAGGACTGGGCTATCAGGGCAAGGTCAAGAGTCCGACCTATACCCTGGTGGAAACTTATTCCCTGCCCGCTTTGACACTACACCACTTCGACCTCTATCGCTTTGCCGATCCCGAGGAGTGGGAAGACGCGGGCTTTCGCGATTATTTCGCGGCAGACACGGTCTGTCTGGTGGAATGGCCGGACAAGGCACAGGGGCTGTTGCCGCCACCGGACCTGATCCTGGCACTGGAGGTGGCCGACAGCGGCCGTCATTACCGATTCACCGCATTGAGCGAGGCAGGAAAAACATGTCTGACACGCCATTCGACCCCACCCGCCGCCGATTGCTGA
- a CDS encoding N-acetylmuramoyl-L-alanine amidase, with amino-acid sequence MSDTPFDPTRRRLLNLAAATLILSVSRVSRAAESQLVAVRVWPSSTYTRVTLETSAAVQFKTFTLANPDRLVVDLQGISLNGILKDIGSQISASDPYIKSARAGQYSPDTVRLVLELKTPIKPQVFTLAPVADFKNRLVVDLYPGGAAAAQDDPLLGLLEDYNKGTMTQPDVRTRNKPSPSQGRPIVIMLDPGHGGEDPGATGPAGNHEKHVVLKIASLLKSLINADGKMKAYMTREDDVFIPLGVRVAKARKLNADLFISIHADAFTTPQASGTSVFALSEKGATSAAARFLAQSQNEADLIGGVKIANTRDKYLANTLFDLTQTATINDSLKLGRLVLNQAGSLNRLHKGKVEQAGFAVLKAPDIPSILVETAFISNPDEEQRLISGEFQQKMAQAIYDGIKAYFAQGAALARV; translated from the coding sequence ATGTCTGACACGCCATTCGACCCCACCCGCCGCCGATTGCTGAATCTGGCGGCAGCCACGCTGATCCTGTCGGTCAGCCGGGTCAGCCGTGCAGCCGAAAGCCAGTTGGTCGCCGTCCGCGTCTGGCCGTCTTCGACCTATACCCGGGTCACGCTGGAAACCAGCGCGGCCGTACAGTTCAAGACCTTCACCCTGGCCAACCCTGACCGTCTGGTGGTGGATCTGCAGGGCATCAGCCTGAATGGCATCCTCAAGGATATCGGCAGTCAGATCAGCGCCAGTGACCCGTATATCAAGTCGGCACGCGCAGGCCAGTACTCTCCGGACACGGTGCGTCTGGTACTGGAGCTGAAAACACCGATCAAGCCGCAGGTGTTTACCCTGGCGCCGGTGGCGGACTTCAAGAACCGCCTGGTGGTCGACCTGTATCCGGGCGGGGCCGCAGCGGCACAGGATGACCCTCTGCTGGGGCTGCTGGAGGATTACAACAAGGGCACCATGACGCAGCCGGACGTGCGCACCCGCAACAAGCCCTCCCCCAGCCAGGGCCGCCCGATCGTGATCATGCTCGACCCCGGCCATGGTGGCGAGGATCCCGGTGCCACCGGCCCCGCCGGCAATCACGAAAAGCATGTCGTGCTGAAAATCGCTTCGCTGCTCAAGTCCCTGATCAACGCCGATGGCAAGATGAAGGCTTACATGACGCGCGAAGATGATGTCTTTATTCCGCTCGGTGTACGGGTGGCCAAGGCGCGCAAGCTGAACGCCGATCTGTTCATCTCGATTCATGCCGATGCCTTCACCACGCCGCAAGCCAGCGGGACATCGGTTTTTGCCTTGTCGGAAAAAGGCGCGACCAGTGCGGCAGCACGCTTCCTGGCACAAAGCCAGAACGAGGCCGACTTGATCGGCGGGGTAAAGATTGCCAATACGCGCGACAAATATCTGGCCAATACCCTGTTCGACCTGACGCAGACCGCCACCATCAATGACAGCTTGAAGCTGGGCCGTCTGGTGCTCAACCAGGCCGGTTCGCTCAATCGCCTGCACAAGGGCAAGGTCGAGCAGGCCGGGTTTGCGGTGCTCAAGGCACCGGACATTCCTTCTATCCTGGTCGAGACCGCCTTCATCAGTAATCCGGATGAAGAACAGCGGCTGATCAGCGGGGAGTTCCAGCAGAAAATGGCGCAGGCGATTTATGATGGCATCAAAGCCTACTTCGCCCAGGGTGCTGCGCTGGCCCGGGTCTGA
- a CDS encoding DNA gyrase inhibitor YacG, which produces MSESVTVVRCPTCRTKVRWVAASTWRPFCSERCKLIDLGQWAEEGYRLPAVETEPMENEI; this is translated from the coding sequence ATGTCTGAATCTGTCACTGTCGTCCGTTGTCCGACCTGTCGCACCAAGGTGCGCTGGGTGGCTGCCAGCACCTGGCGGCCGTTTTGCTCCGAGCGCTGCAAGCTGATTGATCTCGGCCAGTGGGCCGAAGAGGGCTATCGCCTGCCGGCCGTTGAGACCGAGCCGATGGAAAATGAAATCTGA
- the zapD gene encoding cell division protein ZapD encodes MISFEFPVTERTRILLRLEQLYGRLGFFIEREHCYEHHAALLVLFELMETASRADLKADLLQELERQKQMLEALRDNPNVAEETLEGVLESIEATSTDLLALTGKFGQHLRENEWLMAIKQRAGIPGGTCQFDLPSYHLWQEKTSDERRIDLKRWVAPLMPTAEATRILLQILRDSGKTHHYVARHGAFQQMSGGKVVQLIRVNYDETLGILPELSANKYALNIRFIEAGTGESRARQTESDIEFGLTHCKF; translated from the coding sequence GTGATCAGTTTTGAATTCCCTGTCACCGAGCGGACTCGGATCCTGCTCAGACTGGAACAGCTCTATGGACGGCTCGGCTTTTTCATCGAGCGTGAGCATTGCTACGAGCATCATGCTGCGCTGCTGGTGCTGTTCGAGCTGATGGAAACCGCGTCCAGGGCCGATCTGAAGGCGGATCTGCTGCAGGAACTCGAGCGACAGAAGCAAATGCTCGAGGCCTTGCGCGACAACCCGAATGTGGCGGAAGAAACCCTGGAAGGGGTGCTGGAGTCGATCGAGGCGACCTCGACCGATCTGCTGGCCCTGACCGGCAAATTCGGCCAGCATCTGCGCGAAAACGAATGGCTGATGGCCATCAAACAGCGGGCAGGCATTCCGGGCGGGACTTGCCAGTTCGATTTGCCCTCCTACCATCTGTGGCAGGAAAAAACCTCCGATGAGCGACGCATCGACCTGAAACGCTGGGTTGCCCCGCTGATGCCGACTGCCGAAGCCACGCGCATCCTGCTGCAAATCCTGCGCGACAGTGGTAAAACCCACCACTACGTGGCCCGCCACGGTGCATTCCAGCAAATGTCTGGCGGCAAGGTGGTTCAGCTGATCCGGGTGAATTACGATGAAACGCTGGGCATCCTGCCTGAGCTGTCCGCCAACAAATACGCGCTGAACATCCGCTTCATCGAGGCCGGCACCGGCGAGTCGCGTGCCCGCCAGACCGAGAGCGACATCGAGTTCGGCCTGACCCACTGCAAATTTTAA
- the coaE gene encoding dephospho-CoA kinase (Dephospho-CoA kinase (CoaE) performs the final step in coenzyme A biosynthesis.): MAIKVVGLTGGIGSGKSAAADLFAGLGVVVVDTDVISRRLTGPDGEAMAPLRQAFGAECVLPDGSLNRVAMRQQVFADPQARARLEAILHPMIMVHGMRQLQQAQGAYALLVVPLLFESQRYLTLISRSLLIDCDESLQVARVAQRSGLSDTEVRAIMAAQMSRAERQARADDIIHNNGSLDDLRLQVEEKHRYYHAILS, encoded by the coding sequence ATGGCAATCAAGGTAGTGGGCCTGACCGGCGGTATCGGTTCAGGCAAGAGCGCGGCGGCTGATCTGTTCGCCGGGCTGGGGGTGGTGGTCGTCGACACTGATGTCATCTCGCGCCGTCTGACCGGGCCCGATGGCGAGGCCATGGCGCCGTTGCGCCAGGCGTTTGGTGCCGAGTGTGTGTTGCCGGATGGTTCCCTGAACCGGGTGGCGATGCGGCAGCAGGTGTTTGCCGATCCGCAGGCGCGTGCACGGCTGGAGGCGATCCTGCACCCCATGATCATGGTGCACGGCATGCGTCAGCTGCAGCAGGCACAGGGGGCTTACGCGCTGCTGGTGGTGCCGCTGCTGTTTGAAAGCCAGCGCTATCTGACCCTGATTTCACGCAGTTTGCTGATTGATTGTGACGAGTCGCTGCAGGTGGCGCGCGTGGCGCAACGCAGTGGATTGTCCGATACGGAGGTGCGCGCCATCATGGCGGCGCAGATGTCTCGGGCAGAAAGACAGGCCCGCGCGGACGATATTATCCACAATAACGGCTCATTGGATGATTTGAGGCTTCAAGTTGAGGAGAAACATCGTTATTATCATGCCATTCTCAGCTAG
- a CDS encoding A24 family peptidase has protein sequence MMISLLPWWLVGLFGLLIGSFLNVLIHRLPRMVRGEVSGVYNPVWPRSHCPACRHVLRARDLVPVLSWLCLRGRCAFCQAGISARYPLVELLTGSCFALLAWRAGDAYWLLGGLWLTACLIALLVIDAETGLLPDSLTLPLLWAGLLFNLNGARVPLSQAVLGAVAGYLVLWLLYWCFRLLTGREGLGYGDFKLLAALGAWLGWQALPPLLLLSSLTGLVAAGILMLLRRMSRRDALPFGPFLALAGWMYWLWGAA, from the coding sequence ATGATGATTTCCTTGCTTCCCTGGTGGCTGGTCGGCCTGTTTGGCCTGCTGATCGGCAGTTTTCTGAATGTACTGATCCACCGCCTGCCGCGCATGGTGCGAGGGGAGGTCAGCGGGGTGTACAACCCGGTCTGGCCGCGTTCGCATTGTCCGGCTTGTCGCCATGTCCTGCGTGCTCGTGACCTGGTTCCGGTGCTCTCCTGGCTGTGCCTGCGCGGACGTTGTGCCTTTTGCCAGGCCGGCATTTCCGCACGCTACCCCCTGGTCGAGCTGCTGACGGGGAGTTGTTTTGCCTTGCTGGCCTGGCGCGCGGGGGATGCTTACTGGCTGCTTGGCGGGCTGTGGCTGACGGCCTGCCTGATCGCCCTGCTGGTCATCGATGCCGAAACCGGGCTGTTGCCGGACAGCCTGACGCTGCCCCTGCTGTGGGCCGGGCTGCTGTTCAACCTGAACGGCGCCCGTGTCCCGCTCTCGCAGGCTGTGCTCGGGGCGGTGGCTGGTTATCTGGTGCTGTGGCTGTTGTACTGGTGCTTCCGGCTGCTGACCGGGCGTGAAGGCCTGGGGTATGGCGATTTCAAGCTGCTGGCGGCGCTGGGCGCCTGGCTGGGCTGGCAGGCGTTGCCGCCGCTGCTGCTGCTGTCTTCGCTGACAGGTTTGGTTGCGGCGGGTATCCTTATGCTTTTGCGGCGCATGTCGCGCCGTGATGCATTGCCCTTCGGACCATTTCTGGCGCTGGCTGGCTGGATGTACTGGCTGTGGGGGGCTGCTTGA
- a CDS encoding type II secretion system F family protein has protein sequence MLRQSSHAQQLGWVLRQLATLLQAGVPLSQALEILVQGPLSANMHQALQGVSYALSEGEALHRALQRFPRLFPARVCVAIMAAEAGGQLARTLMQLALEQEGRNRLAARVRQALFYPVLVMLTGLGVMLGVCLTVVPVFREHYLAAGRDLPLVTRGLLALTDALTSPLGALLPICAVLLVWLLRRRAWFGRSWLLARLADRLPLWGALRREAALARWTRTLSLLLEAGVPLMVALPAASQAAGHHVLDHLSRTMLQLVSAGSSLHQTVAGMPWFPPILVQLLRVGEQSGALAGMCARAAEYFAAEVEQRVAVLTGLLEPFAMLLLGLMCAGLIWALYLPIFELGETVM, from the coding sequence ATGCTGCGTCAGTCATCACACGCACAACAGCTGGGCTGGGTGTTGCGTCAGCTGGCAACCTTGCTGCAGGCCGGTGTGCCACTGAGTCAGGCGCTGGAAATCCTGGTCCAGGGGCCATTGTCGGCTAATATGCATCAGGCACTGCAGGGGGTGAGTTATGCCCTGAGTGAAGGCGAGGCATTGCATCGGGCGCTGCAGCGCTTTCCGCGGCTGTTTCCTGCCAGGGTCTGCGTGGCCATCATGGCCGCCGAGGCCGGCGGCCAGTTGGCCAGGACGCTGATGCAGCTGGCGCTGGAGCAGGAGGGGCGAAATCGTCTGGCTGCCAGGGTTCGTCAGGCACTGTTTTACCCGGTCCTGGTGATGCTGACCGGGTTGGGGGTAATGCTCGGCGTCTGTCTGACGGTGGTGCCGGTGTTTCGCGAGCACTATCTGGCCGCCGGACGTGACTTGCCCCTGGTGACGCGGGGGCTGCTCGCGCTGACCGACGCCCTCACCAGCCCCCTGGGCGCCTTGTTGCCGATCTGTGCTGTCCTGCTGGTTTGGCTTCTCCGTCGGCGGGCCTGGTTCGGGCGCAGCTGGCTGCTGGCGCGGCTGGCGGACCGGCTGCCGCTGTGGGGGGCGCTGAGACGCGAGGCGGCCCTGGCGCGCTGGACCCGGACACTGTCCCTGCTGCTCGAGGCCGGGGTGCCCCTGATGGTGGCATTGCCGGCGGCTTCGCAGGCGGCCGGTCATCATGTTCTGGATCATCTTTCGCGCACAATGCTGCAGTTGGTCAGTGCGGGCAGCAGCCTGCACCAGACCGTGGCGGGCATGCCCTGGTTTCCGCCGATTCTGGTCCAGCTGCTGCGTGTCGGCGAACAGAGCGGGGCACTGGCCGGCATGTGTGCGCGGGCTGCCGAGTATTTTGCGGCGGAGGTGGAGCAAAGGGTGGCCGTGCTGACTGGCTTGCTGGAGCCCTTTGCCATGCTGCTGCTGGGGCTGATGTGTGCCGGCCTGATCTGGGCACTTTATCTGCCGATCTTTGAATTGGGTGAAACGGTGATGTGA
- a CDS encoding GspE/PulE family protein codes for MFEHEPSSAYLQSLIEAAIGERASDIHLEPGHVHSVIRWRIDGQLRPATLSSPVGHDRLVSCAKVLAQMDIAERRLPQDGRFDFTLPDGVVRDIRVSSLPTLAGEKLVMRILSQPQALPLSALGLASAQLQRLQQGLARPHGMLLMTGPTGSGKTTTLYACLQSLSVQTLNVSTVEDPVEMALEGVHQVAVCERSGLDFPLALRALLRQDPDVIMVGEMRDGLTADIAIKAAQTGHLVLSSLHTASARASIARLLNMGVSAVNLASARPLIVSQRLLRRLCRQCRQPVHLSPGGWRELGWPQALPEQMDCHDAAGCPACQFSGYHGRIGIFELLQFSEEGRGAEMQETGPNLRQAALLKVMQGETSLAEALAQTEA; via the coding sequence ATGTTCGAACACGAACCCAGCAGCGCTTACCTGCAATCTCTGATTGAAGCCGCCATCGGCGAGCGGGCATCCGATATTCATCTCGAACCCGGGCATGTGCACAGTGTCATCCGCTGGCGTATCGACGGGCAGCTGCGACCGGCTACGCTGTCCTCTCCCGTCGGGCATGACCGCCTGGTGTCGTGCGCCAAGGTGCTGGCCCAGATGGACATTGCCGAGCGGCGGCTGCCTCAGGATGGCCGCTTTGACTTCACGCTGCCGGATGGCGTCGTGCGCGATATCCGTGTCAGCAGTCTGCCGACGCTGGCAGGCGAAAAACTGGTGATGCGTATCCTGAGTCAGCCGCAGGCCCTGCCATTGAGTGCACTCGGGCTGGCGTCCGCGCAATTGCAGCGCCTGCAGCAGGGACTGGCCCGGCCGCATGGCATGTTGCTGATGACCGGTCCGACCGGCAGTGGCAAAACCACAACGCTGTATGCCTGCCTGCAATCACTCTCGGTACAGACGCTGAATGTCAGTACGGTGGAAGACCCGGTTGAAATGGCGCTGGAGGGCGTACATCAGGTGGCGGTGTGTGAGCGGAGTGGACTGGACTTCCCACTGGCGCTGCGCGCGCTGCTACGGCAGGACCCGGATGTCATCATGGTCGGTGAGATGCGCGATGGCCTTACGGCCGACATCGCCATCAAGGCGGCGCAAACGGGTCATCTGGTGCTGTCCAGTCTGCATACTGCCAGTGCCCGTGCGTCTATTGCCCGTTTGTTGAATATGGGCGTCTCCGCCGTCAACCTGGCCTCGGCCAGACCGCTGATTGTGTCGCAGCGCTTGCTGCGCAGGCTATGCCGACAGTGTCGCCAGCCAGTGCATCTGTCGCCGGGTGGCTGGCGAGAGCTGGGGTGGCCGCAGGCCCTGCCGGAACAGATGGATTGTCATGATGCTGCAGGCTGCCCGGCGTGCCAGTTCAGTGGCTATCACGGGCGCATTGGCATCTTCGAATTGCTGCAGTTTTCCGAGGAGGGACGGGGGGCCGAGATGCAGGAAACCGGTCCCAATTTGCGCCAGGCCGCCTTGCTCAAGGTGATGCAGGGGGAAACCAGTCTGGCTGAAGCGTTGGCGCAGACAGAGGCCTGA
- a CDS encoding porin: MNKKLIAVALAALPVAAMADVTIYGDLSVAVQHDSVSNQASQNRVQDTTSKVGFKGTEDLGNGLKTVWQVETRAHADGTGSDGFASRQTFVGLDGGNLGLVRIGYINNFQNDLGAVDQWQYNSNYGYGSKASSGSVASLSGANGLGIFTNTGARLTNAIRYDSATFAGFNFGLVYSAGENAVQNQRADGTTSSSNIWGAGLNYTYGPVAAHYAYQQESNPSNVVGSTGNHSASKHYVEVDYNQDNLFVGLAYASSTGYDWQDGFAGDNGGFDITKKWNGNVVGATGNNSVQAQLKARQAALSASYAFGAIVPKITYAKGWDQSANGSSVNNSGYTQYVLGVDYLLSKRTTAGLSYGRVNFDKNTTLAQGWNSGSDLTVKTLAFTLQHNF; the protein is encoded by the coding sequence ATGAACAAAAAGCTGATCGCTGTTGCACTGGCTGCTCTGCCGGTCGCCGCTATGGCTGACGTAACCATCTATGGTGACCTGAGCGTTGCTGTACAGCATGACTCGGTTTCCAACCAGGCTTCGCAAAACCGCGTGCAAGATACCACCTCCAAGGTTGGTTTCAAGGGCACCGAAGACCTGGGCAACGGCCTGAAGACCGTATGGCAAGTTGAAACCCGCGCTCACGCTGATGGCACCGGTTCCGACGGCTTCGCTTCGCGTCAGACCTTCGTTGGTCTGGACGGCGGCAACCTGGGTCTGGTCCGCATTGGTTACATCAACAACTTCCAGAACGATCTGGGCGCGGTTGACCAGTGGCAATATAACAGCAACTACGGTTATGGCTCTAAGGCTTCCAGCGGTTCTGTTGCCAGCCTGTCGGGCGCTAATGGTCTGGGTATCTTCACCAATACCGGTGCCCGCCTGACCAACGCCATCCGTTACGACAGCGCTACCTTCGCCGGCTTCAACTTCGGCCTGGTGTACAGCGCTGGTGAAAACGCCGTTCAAAACCAACGTGCTGACGGCACCACTAGCTCCTCCAACATCTGGGGTGCTGGCCTGAACTACACCTACGGCCCGGTTGCTGCTCACTACGCTTACCAGCAAGAAAGCAATCCGTCGAACGTCGTTGGCTCCACTGGCAACCATTCGGCTTCCAAGCACTACGTAGAAGTTGACTACAACCAAGACAACCTGTTTGTTGGCCTGGCTTACGCTTCTTCGACCGGTTACGACTGGCAAGACGGCTTCGCTGGCGACAACGGCGGCTTCGACATCACCAAGAAGTGGAACGGTAATGTTGTTGGCGCTACCGGTAACAACTCGGTTCAAGCTCAGCTGAAGGCCCGTCAGGCTGCTCTGTCCGCTTCCTACGCTTTCGGCGCCATCGTACCGAAGATCACCTACGCCAAGGGCTGGGATCAAAGCGCCAACGGTTCGAGCGTGAACAACTCGGGCTACACCCAGTATGTTCTGGGCGTTGACTACCTGCTGTCCAAGCGCACCACCGCTGGTCTGTCCTACGGTCGTGTAAACTTCGACAAGAACACCACCCTGGCTCAAGGCTGGAACTCTGGTTCCGACCTGACCGTCAAGACCCTGGCGTTCACCCTGCAACACAACTTCTAA